From a region of the Procambarus clarkii isolate CNS0578487 chromosome 2, FALCON_Pclarkii_2.0, whole genome shotgun sequence genome:
- the LOC138366653 gene encoding uncharacterized protein DDB_G0287625-like — translation MNSPKLYVKYLILETKRIVNEDFRFESEDVPNGIPNGDNRNICIINGILNGDNRNPCITNGNPNGDNRNTCINNSNVNGDNRNTCINNGNPNGYNRNTCIINGNQNGDNRNTCINNGNPNGYNRNTCINNGNPNGYNRNTCIINGNPNGDNRNTCINNGNPNGYNRNTYNINGNPNGDNRNTCINNGNPNGYNRNTCIINGNPNGDNRNICINNSNLNGDNRNTCINNGNPNGYNRNTCIINGNPNGDNRNTCIINGNPNGDKRNTSINNGNPNGYNRNTCIINGTPNGDNRNTCINNGNLNGDNKNTCINNGNLNSDNRKTCIHHSNVTRCCNNS, via the coding sequence ATGAATTCCCCAAAACTTTAcgttaaatatttaatattagaAACAAAGAGAATAGTTAACGAGGATTTTAGGTTTGAGAGCGAGGATGTGCCCAACGGCATCCCCAACGGGGACAACAGGAACATATGCATCATCAACGGTATCCTCAACGGTGACAACAGGAACCCATGCATCACCAACGGTAACCCAAACGGGGACAACAGGAACACATGCATCAACAACAGTAACGTCAACGGGGACAACAGGAACACATGCATCAACAACGGTAACCCCAACGGTTACAACAGGAACACATGCATCATCAACGGTAACCAAAACGGGGACAACAGGAACACATGCATCAACAACGGTAACCCCAACGGTTACAACAGGAACACATGCATCAACAACGGTAACCCCAACGGTTACAACAGGAACACATGCATCATCAACGGTAACCCAAACGGGGACAACAGGAACACATGCATCAACAACGGTAACCCCAACGGTTACAACAGGAACACATACAACATCAACGGTAACCCAAACGGGGACAACAGGAACACATGTATCAACAACGGTAACCCCAACGGTTACAACAGGAACACATGCATCATCAACGGTAACCCAAACGGGGACAACAGGAACATATGCATCAACAACAGTAACCTCAACGGGGACAACAGGAACACATGCATCAACAACGGTAACCCCAACGGTTACAACAGGAACACATGCATCATCAACGGTAACCCTAACGGGGACAACAGGAACACATGCATCATCAACGGTAACCCTAACGGGGACAAGAGAAACACAAGCATCAACAACGGTAACCCCAACGGTTACAACAGGAACACATGCATCATCAACGGTACCCCCAACGGTGACAACAGGAACACATGCATCAACAACGGTAACCTCAACGGGGACAACAAGAACACATGCATCAACAATGGTAACCTCAACAGTGACAACAGGAAAACATGCATCCACCACAGTAACGTCACCCGCTGTTGCAACAACAGCTGA